Proteins encoded together in one Hevea brasiliensis isolate MT/VB/25A 57/8 chromosome 16, ASM3005281v1, whole genome shotgun sequence window:
- the LOC110634395 gene encoding PH, RCC1 and FYVE domains-containing protein 1, with translation MSRTDRMASDLGRTGPVERDIEQAITALKKGAYLLKYGRRGKPKFCPFRLSNDESVLIWFSGKEEKHLRLSHVSRIISGQRTPIFQRYPRPEKEYQSFSLIYNDRSLDLICKDKDEAEVWFSGLKSLISRSHHRKWRTESRSDGIPSEANSPRTYTRRSSPLNSPFGSNDSLQKDDHLRLHSPYESPPKNGLDKAFSDVILYAVPPKGFFPSDSASGSVHSLSSGGSDSVHGHMKAMAMDAFRVSLSSAVSSSSQGSGHDDGDALGDVFIWGEGTGDGVLGGGTHKVGSGFAAKMDSLLPKALESTVVLDVQYIACGGRHAALVTKQGEIFSWGEESGGRLGHGVDSDVLHPKLVEALSNINIELVACGEYHTCAVTLSGDLYTWGDGTYNFGLLGHGNEVSHWVPKRVNGPLEGVHVSYISCGPWHTAVVTSAGQLFTFGDGTFGVLGHGDRESVSIPREVESLKGLRTVRAACGVWHTAAVVEVMVGNSSSSNCSSGKLFTWGDGDKGRLGHGDKEAKLVPTCVAALVEPNFCQVACGHSQTVALTTSGHVYTMGSPVYGQLGNPHADGKLPTRVEGKLSKSFVEEIACGAYHVAVLTSKTEVYTWGKGANGRLGHGDNDDRNFPSLVEALKDKQVKSIACGTNFTAAICLHKWVSGVDQSMCSGCHLPFNFKRKRHNCYNCGLVFCHSCSSKKSLKASMAPNPNKPYRVCDNCFNKLRKAIEADASSQSSASRRGSVNLGSNDFIDKDEKLDSRSRGQLARFSSMESWKQAESRSKRNKKLEFNSSRVSPVPNGGSHWGALNISKSFNPMFGSSKKFFSASVPGSRIVSRATSPISRRPSPPRSTTPTPTLGGLTSPKIVVDDAKRTNESLSQEVIKLRAQVENLTRKAQLQEVELERTTKQLKEAIAIAGEETAKCKAAKEVIKSLTAQLKDMAERLPVGAARNVKSPSFTSLASTPSNDVPNVSLDRLNGQMASEGPDTNGLYSQVLSNGSSATSIRNSGYNKQGHLEATARNGSRTKDGESHHETEWVEQDEPGVYITLTSLPGGVKDLKRVRFSRKRFSEKQAEQWWAENRARVYEQYNVRMIDKSSVGVGSDDLAH, from the exons ATGTCGCGGACTGATAGAATGGCCTCGGATCTTGGTAGGACTGGCCCTGTTGAAAGGGACATCGAGCAG GCCATCACCGCTCTAAAGAAGGGGGCTTACTTGCTCAAGTATGGGAGGAGGGGAAAGCCCAAGTTTTGCCCTTTCCGTCTTTCCAAT GATGAGTCAGTTTTGATATGGTTCTCTGGCAAAGAGGAGAAACATCTTAGACTAAGCCATGTATCTAGAATCATATCTGGGCAACGCACA CCGATCTTTCAAAGGTATCCCCGACCTGAGAAGGAGTACCAGTCTTTTTCTCTTATATATAATGACAGGTCACTGGATTTG ATCTGCAAAGATAAAGATGAAGCTGAGGTATGGTTTAGTGGTTTAAAATCATTAATTTCTCGTAGTCATCATCGAAAATGGAGAACAGAATCAAGGAGTGATGGAATTCCATCTGAAGCAAACAGTCCTAGGACATATACTCGTAGAAGTTCTCCTTTGAATTCTCCATTTGGTAGTAATGACAGTTTGCAGAAG GATGATCACCTTCGTCTTCATAGTCCATATGAAAGCCCCCCTAAAAATGGTCTGGATAAGGCATTTTCGGATGTGATATTATATGCTGTTCCTCCCAAGGGATTTTTTCCCTCAGATTCTGCTAGTGGTTCAGTACATTCTTTGTCATCTGGTGGCTCGGATAGTGTACATGGTCATATGAAAGCAATGGCAATGGATGCCTTCAGAGTTAGCCTATCTAGTGCTGTTAGCTCATCAAGCCAAGGTTCTGGTCATGATGATGGTGATGCCCTTGGAGATGTATTCATTTGGGGAGAAGGGACAGGAGATGGTGTCCTAGGAGGTGGAACTCATAAGGTTGGAAGCGGTTTTGCTGCAAAAATGGATTCTTTATTGCCTAAAGCCTTAGAATCTACTGTAGTACTTGATGTCCAGTATATTGCCTGTGGTGGAAGACATGCAGCCTTAGTTACCAAGCAAGGGGAGATTTTTTCTTGGGGAGAGGAGTCAGGAGGCAGGCTTGGGCATGGTGTAGACTCTGATGTTTTGCATCCGAAGCTTGTCGAAGCCCTCAGTAATATAAACATTGAGCTTGTGGCATGTGGAGAGTACCATACCTGTGCTGTAACACTTTCTGGTGATTTGTATACCTGGGGTGATGGAACTTACAATTTTGGTCTTCTTGGACATGGAAATGAAGTCAGCCATTGGGTTCCAAAGCGAGTGAATGGGCCCTTGGAAGGCGTACATGTCTCATATATCTCATGTGGACCCTGGCATACAGCAGTTGTAACCTCTGCTGGGCAATTGTTTACTTTTGGTGATGGCACATTTGGAGTTTTGGGTCATGGAGATCGGGAAAGCGTTTCAATACCAAGGGAAGTGGAATCCCTTAAAGGACTCCGCACTGTGCGAGCAGCCTGTGGTGTTTGGCATACTGCTGCAGTTGTAGAAGTCATGGTTGGAAATTCAAGTTCCAGCAATTGTTCTTCAGGGAAGCTGTTCACGTGGGGAGATGGAGATAAAGGTCGGCTTGGGCATGGTGACAAGGAAGCAAAACTGGTTCCTACATGTGTTGCTGCTCTTGTTGAACCTAACTTTTGCCAAGTTGCATGTGGACATAGTCAGACAGTTGCACTTACAACATCAGGCCATGTCTACACAATGGGCAGCCCTGTTTATGGTCAGCTTGGTAATCCCCATGCTGACGGAAAGCTCCCCACCCGTGTTGAAGGAAAGCTTTCGAAGAGTTTTGTTGAGGAGATTGCTTGTGGTGCTTATCATGTTGCAGTTTTAACTTCAAAAACTGAAGTTTACACCTGGGGAAAGGGAGCAAATGGACGATTAGGCCATGGGGATAATGATGATAGAAATTTTCCATCACTGGTAGAAGCCTTGAAAGACAAACAAGTAAAAAGTATTGCTTGTGGCACTAATTTTACTGCAGCTATCTGCCTTCATAAGTGGGTTTCTGGTGTTGATCAGTCCATGTGTTCTGGGTGCCACCTTCCATTTAATTTCAAAAGAAAACGACATAATTGTTATAATTGTGGTCTAGTTTTTTGTCATTCATGCAGCAGCAAAAAGTCACTTAAGGCTTCCATGGCACCAAATCCCAATAAACCTTATCGTGTCTGTGATAATTGCTTTAATAAACTGAGGAAAGCCATTGAAGCTGATGCTTCATCCCAGTCTTCTGCAAGTAGGAGAGGCAGTGTAAATCTTGGGTCTAATGACTTTATTGATAAAGATGAGAAGTTGGACTCTAGATCTCGAGGACAACTTGCTAGATTTTCATCAATGGAGTCCTGGAAGCAAGCAGAAAGCCGATCTAAGAGAAACAAGAAACTGGAATTCAATAGTAGCCGTGTTTCACCCGTTCCTAATGGAGGCTCCCATTGGGGAGCACTTAACATTTCTAAATCTTTTAATCCAATGTTTGGTTCATCCAAAAAATTTTTCTCAGCTTCTGTTCCTGGATCACGTATTGTTTCTCGAGCAACATCTCCTATATCAAGAAGACCTAGCCCACCTCGCTCAACAACACCAACCCCAACCCTAGGTGGACTAACCTCGCCAAAAATTGTTGTAGATGATGCTAAAAGAACAAATGAGAGTCTCAGCCAAGAGGTTATTAAATTGAGAGCTCAG GTAGAAAATCTTACTCGTAAAGCCCAGCTTCAGGAAGTTGAGCTGGAAAGGACAACTAAACAGCTGAAGGAAGCAATAGCAATTGCAGGAGAAGAGACCGCTAAATGCAAAGCAGCTAAGGAAGTTATCAAATCACTGACTGCCCAA TTAAAAGACATGGCTGAAAGGCTACCAGTAGGAGCAGCGCGAAACGTGAAATCACCCTCCTTTACTTCACTTGCCTCGACTCCTTCCAATGATGTTCCTAATGTTTCTCTTGATCGTCTGAATGGTCAAATGGCATCTGAAGGACCAGACACAAATGGATTATACAGCCAGGTGCTGTCTAATGGCTCTAGTGCCACCAGCATCCGTAATTCAGGTTACAACAAACAAGGCCATTTGGAAGCAACAGCTAGAAATGGAAGCAGAACGAAAGATGGTGAATCACATCATGAAACTGAATGGGTTGAGCAAGATGAGCCGGGAGTATACATAACACTTACCTCCCTGCCAGGAGGTGTCAAGGATCTTAAGCGAGTACGCTTCAG TCGAAAGCGGTTCAGTGAGAAGCAAGCAGAACAGTGGTGGGCAGAGAATAGAGCAAGAGTATATGAACAGTACAACGTCCGCATGATTGACAAGTCAAGTGTTGGTGTTGGAAGTGATGATTTGGCTCACTAG
- the LOC110634388 gene encoding receptor like protein 27-like, with protein sequence MQHSLCHADESYKLMPFKESVTIRTNASYDPIAYPKVESWKLREGHVDCCFWDGVHCDKRSGHVIGLDLSSSFLYGSIHEIPSSMGNLTSSKTSSSSSYSFLLLFCSLNLIFLPTFSHVHNISALSPKHNPLCHGDENSALLQFIQSFVIDINASIDPLAGPKSESWKLQGDCCSWDGVHCDKVSGHVISLDLSSSCLYGSINSSNSLFRLIHLRSLNLADNYFNYSQLPSTLGYLSELTYLNLSHSYFAGQIPSNISQLSKLSVLWLRENDQLILKKPVFESLIQNLTSLEVLGLSYIDISSTIPNIMANLSSLKVIRLGSCGLYGEFPTEIFQLPLLQTLFLANNNLSGAVELATIVKPKNLINLSLSGNNMSLLDNVKPNATVQKFSMLGLGNCNLFQFPLFLRDQDELSVLDLSSNYIHDQIPHWLRNTSFEQDPVVLQWTRITYLDLSDNQLSGSLPIPPPSIKIYAIQNNPLMGEISSIICRLNSLQVLDLSGNNLNGALPQCFGNFSTSVQLLDLGGNNFHGQIPHIGTTECNLRLLNLKFNKLQGQIPRSLANCAKLEYLVLSNNEINDVFPSWLGSLQELKILILGSNQLYGVLGNHKSNFDFDFPKLHIIDLSQNNFSGQLPQQYFLSWNAMKTVDANQYMVREITIELSKGNSVNYTGVYKISLKNKGTNLIYSAIQQSLVAIDLSCNKLEGEIPDVVGNLNALRALNFSYNNLRGGIPSSLGNLTMLESLDLSQNNLSGEIPQQLTQLNFLAVFNVSHNHLTGPIPHGKQFDTFQSNSYEANLGLCGNPMPRKCTSSEALPPLPSKSEGNEDLSYPFEFDWKCVLMGYGSGLIIGHIFATRKYKWLLKTFRLREP encoded by the exons ATGCAACATTCATTATGCCACGCTGATGAGAGCTACAAATTGATGCCATTCAAGGAGAGTGTTACCATTCGTACAAATGCTTCATATGATCCTATTGCTTATCCAAAGGTTGAATCCTGGAAGCTCCGAGAAGGACATGTTGACTGCTGCTTCTGGGATGGTGTCCATTGTGATAAGCGCAGTGGTCATGTGATTGGCCTTGATCTCAGCAGTAGTTTTCTCTATGGTTCCATCCACGAAATTCCCTCATCTATGGGGAATCTTACAAG CAGTAAGACTTCTTCTTCATCATCGTATTCATTCTTGCTTCTCTTCTGCTccctaaacttgattttcttaccAACATTTTCCCATGTCCATAACATTTCTGCTCTTTCCCCTAAACATAATCCACTGTGCCATGGTGATGAGAACTCCGCCTTGCTGCAATTCATCCAGAGCTTCGTTATTGATATTAACGCTTCCATAGATCCTCTTGCTGGTCCAAAGTCTGAATCATGGAAGCTCCAAGGTGATTGCTGCTCGTGGGATGGAGTCCATTGTGATAAGGTCTCTGGTCATGTGATTAGCCTTGACCTTAGTAGTAGCTGTCTCTATGGTTCCATCAACTCTAGCAATAGTCTCTTCCGTCTTATTCACCTCCGTAGTCTTAACCTCGccgataattattttaattactcACAGCTTCCATCAACCTTAGGCTATCTTTCTGAGCTAACTTATCTCAATCTCTCTCACTCTTACTTTGCTGGCCAAATCCCATCAAACATCTCACAACTTTCAAAGTTGTCTGTCCTTTGGCTGAGAGAAAATGACCAGTTGATACTCAAGAAGCCAGTTTTTGAAAGCCTAATTCAAAACTTAACCAGCCTTGAAGTTTTGGGTCTTAGTTATATAGATATATCATCCACAATACCTAACATCATGGCAAATTTATCTTCTCTCAAAGTCATCCGTCTAGGTTCTTGTGGATTATATGGTGAATTTCCAACTGAGATTTTTCAACTACCTCTCCTACAAACTCTTTTTCTTGCGAATAATAATTTGAGTGGCGCGGTGGAGTTGGCCACAATTGTTAAGCCTAAAAACTTGATCAATTTGAGTTTGTCAGGAAACAACATGTCATTGCTTGATAATGTGAAGCCTAATGCCACCGTTCAGAAGTTTTCAATGTTGGGACTTGGAAACTGTAACTTATTCCAGTTTCCACTTTTCTTGCGTGATCAAGATGAGCTGTCAGTACTGGACTTGTCGAGCAACTATATCCATGACCAAATACCCCACTGGTTACGGAACACAA GTTTTGAACAAGATCCAGTTGTGCTTCAATGGACTCGAATCACATATTTAGATCTAAGTGATAACCAGTTGTCAGGATCACTTCCCATACCACCACCATCTATCAAAATTTACGCAATTCAAAATAACCCTTTGATGGGGGAGATTTCGTCAATCATCTGTCGTCTGAATTCTCTTCAAGTTCTTGATTTATCTGGCAACAACTTGAATGGCGCGCTTCCTCAGTGTTTTGGCAATTTTAGTACTTCAGTTCAACTTCTGGATCTTGGAGGCAACAATTTTCATGGCCAGATTCCTCACATTGGCACAACGGAATGCAACTTAAGGCTGCTTAATCTAAAGTTCAATAAGTTACAGGGACAAATACCAAGATCATTGGCCAATTGTGCCAAGCTTGagtatttggttttatcaaacaaTGAAATCAATGACGTTTTCCCATCATGGTTAGGATCACTCCAAGAGCTAAAGATTCTCATTCTGGGTTCTAATCAACTCTATGGTGTGTTGGGAAATCATaaatctaattttgactttgactTCCCAAAGTTGCACATCATTGATCTCTCTCAGAATAATTTTTCAGGGCAGCTGCCACAACAATATTTTCTCAGCTGGAATGCAATGAAGACGGTAGATGCAAATCAATATATGGTTAGAGAAATTACTATTGAACTTTCAAAAGGGAACTCAGTGAATTACACTGGTGTATACAAAATTTCATTGAAAAACAAAGGTACAAATTTGATATATTCCGCGATCCAACAATCCTTGGTGGCCATTGATCTTTCGTGCAACAAATTAGAAGGCGAAATTCCAGACGTCGTTGGGAACTTAAATGCTCTTCGTGCACTCAACTTTTCCTATAACAATCTTAGAGGTGGCATTCCATCATCTTTGGGGAATCTAACAATGCTTGAATCTTTGGATCTTTCCCAAAACAATCTGTCAGGAGAAATTCCTCAACAACTAACTCAACTTAATTTCCTTGCTGTTTTCAATGTGTCTCATAACCACCTTACAGGTCCTATACCACATGGGAAGCAATTTGACACTTTTCAAAGCAATTCATATGAAGCTAACTTGGGACTCTGTGGAAATCCAATGCCAAGGAAGTGTACAAGTTCTGAGGCACTGCCACCATTACCTTCAAAGTCTGAGGGAAATGAAGACTTGAGTTATCCATTTGAATTTGATTGGAAATGTGTTTTGATGGGATATGGAAGTGGGCTAATAATTGGACACATTTTCGCAACTAGGAAATATAAATGGCTTCTCAAGACATTCAGACTAAGAGAACCATGA